A portion of the Lolium rigidum isolate FL_2022 chromosome 1, APGP_CSIRO_Lrig_0.1, whole genome shotgun sequence genome contains these proteins:
- the LOC124652523 gene encoding uncharacterized protein LOC124652523 translates to MAASDASPSARHVPHLRLAVPPRLAAHPSFRFPTTPLPTPSKTRIPAGAAAGAGASPYAAALLRLLALHSLFLLASAARALPSLPHLFLLPPLLAILSAVAVVVMPTATKTQPHPFPPLRHLLRPALFLALSLLLRFASLHLIPSPGLLVLADSAGALLARALNRPSRRRVISVAAASLSLAAISPSHSVLLALPFASGLLSSAEHSASGRHVTRSRHARAAVFALAAAFLSVPALVGLFFLGGSDTSDGAGAVPIAQLWWLLLNAAVFGMALGRRQVYDSSGSRPSMNFAMTFVCTVVMELVYYPKLFLPGFLICGFLLWIASRELAPSGYVELGSTDSVSESVYEAVMGPVRHILSERKSRKIAAFLLINTAYMFVEFASGFMSDSLGLLSDACHMLFDCAALAIGLYASYIARLPANGMYNYGRGRFEVLSGYVNAVFLVLVGALIVLESFERILEPREISTSSLLTVSVGGLVVNIIGLVFFHEEHHHAHGGSCSHSHSHSHSHDHGHEDHHHHDHVHHSVQHNENACSGHHGDTSKSHHHNHQHHSNNVESHHSTSMENTSSQHSHHGCSHEHHHHGHMEHHQQGGGHAHQDCSSVSSEQGLLEIPLRNMHSHHSESQSCNGELEAPETGNNHGKPANRRHIDHNMEGIFLHVLADTMGSVGVVISTLLIKYKGWLIADPICSVFISIMIVASVLPLLRNSAEILLQRVPRSHEKDLKVALDDVMRIEGVIGVHDVHLWNLTNTDIVGTFHLRISAEADKSVIRESASRIFHEAGIQDLTIQIECVKR, encoded by the coding sequence ATGGCCGCCTCGGACGCCTCCCCCTCAGCCCGGCACGTGCCTCACCTTCGCCTCGccgtgccgccgcgcctcgccGCCCACCCCTCCTTCCGCTTCCCCACCACGCCCCTCCCCACCCCATCCAAGACGCGCatccccgccggcgccgccgccggtgccggcgcTTCCCCGTACGCCGCtgcgctcctccgcctcctcgcacTCCACTCGCTCTTCCTTCTTGCGTCCGCCGCCCGGGCGCTCCCCTCCCTGCCCCACCTTTTCCTGCTCCCGCCGCTCCTCGCCATCCTCTCCGCCGTCGCGGTCGTCGTCATGCCCACAGCCACCAAGACCCAGCCCCACCCCTTCCCGCCGctccgccacctcctccgccccgccctcTTCCTAGCGCTGTCCCTTCTCCTCCGGTTCGCGTCCCTCCACCTCATCCCCTCCCccggcctcctcgtcctcgcggaCTCCGCCGGCGCATTGCTCGCCCGCGCCCTCAAccgtccctcccgccgccgcgtcatctccgtcgccgccgcctccctttcGCTCGCGGCCATATCGCCTTCCCACTCCGTGCTTCTCGCACTCCCCTTCGCCTCCGGCCTCCTATCCTCGGCCGAGCACTCTGCATCAGGGCGACATGTCACCCGCAGCCGCCACGCCCGTGCGGCAGTGTTTGCCCtggccgccgccttcctctccgtGCCGGCGCTTGTGGGCCTCTTCTTTCTCGGTGGCAGTGACACTAGCGATGGCGCTGGAGCCGTGCCGATTGCCCAGCTCTGGTGGCTGCTCCTTAACGCTGCTGTCTTTGGCATGGCGTTGGGGCGCCGGCAAGTCTACGACAGCAGCGGCAGCAGGCCAAGCATGAATTTTGCCATGACGTTTGTGTGCACTGTTGTGATGGAGCTGGTGTACTACCCAAAGCTGTTCTTACCAGGCTTCTTAATTTGTGGCTTCCTCTTGTGGATCGCCAGCAGGGAGCTGGCCCCTTCAGGATATGTTGAGCTTGGGAGCACAGACAGCGTGTCCGAGTCGGTGTACGAGGCGGTCATGGGGCCAGTCCGGCATATCCTCAGTGAGCGCAAGTCCAGGAAGATTGCTGCTTTTCTGTTGATCAACACAGCCTACATGTTTGTCGAGTTTGCCAGCGGTTTCATGAGTGATAGTCTTGGGCTGCTCTCCGATGCTTGCCATATGTTGTTTGACTGTGCAGCTCTGGCAATTGGACTATATGCATCATACATTGCGCGGCTGCCTGCAAATGGAATGTATAATTACGGAAGGGGCAGGTTTGAGGTGCTATCTGGGTATGTTAATGCAGTGTTCTTGGTACTTGTTGGTGCGCTGATTGTGTTGGAGTCATTTGAGAGGATACTTGAGCCTCGGGAGATATCGACAAGTAGCCTTTTGACAGTTTCAGTTGGTGGACTTGTCGTAAATATCATTGGATTGGTTTTCTTTCATGAGGAGCACCATCATGCGCATGGTGGTAGCTGTTCTCACTCCCATTCACATTCTCATTCACACGATCATGGCCATGAAGATCACCATCATCATGATCATGTTCATCACAGTGTTCAGCACAATGAGAATGCATGTTCTGGTCATCATGGAGACACAAGCAAGAGCCATCATCATAATCACCAACATCATAGTAACAATGTGGAGAGTCATCACAGTACCTCCATGGAGAACACCAGTAGTCAACATAGCCACCACGGCTGTAGCCACGAGCATCATCACCATGGCCATATGGAACATCACCAGCAGGGTGGAGGTCATGCTCATCAAGATTGCAGCAGCGTCAGCAGTGAGCAAGGACTTCTTGAGATTCCACTGAGAAATATGCACTCTCATCACTCAGAATCGCAGTCTTGTAATGGAGAACTGGAAGCACCAGAAACTGGAAACAACCATGGTAAACCAGCTAACAGACGTCACATCGACCATAACATGGAAGGTATCTTCTTACATGTCCTAGCCGACACAATGGGAAGCGTTGGTGTTGTGATCTCAACCTTGCTGATCAAATACAAGGGATGGCTAATAGCAGATCCCATTTGCTCTGTTTTCATTTCAATAATGATTGTAGCTTCTGTCCTTCCATTGTTGAGGAATTCTGCTGAGATTTTGTTGCAAAGAGTTCCAAGGAGCCATGAGAAGGACTTGAAAGTAGCATTGGATGATGTCATGAGGATTGAGGGTGTGATTGGAGTCCATGATGTTCATTTATGGAACTTAACGAATACTGATATTGTAGGAACTTTTCATCTTCGTATATCAGCGGAAGCTGACAAATCTGTTATAAGAGAAAGTGCTTCACGGATATTTCATGAAGCTGGGATTCAAGATCTGACTATTCAGATCGAATGTGTCAAAAGATAG